The Molothrus aeneus isolate 106 chromosome 31, BPBGC_Maene_1.0, whole genome shotgun sequence genome includes a window with the following:
- the MCL1 gene encoding induced myeloid leukemia cell differentiation protein Mcl-1: protein MFAVKPKAVIGFNLYCGGSPALGPGGPGERPEPAAAAAAAASEPPRDRSGAAAGRADSPRALIGRGAAPRSLIGCGATLWRPEEELDGCDPEPERGPAADSLPGTPPGPPDGLRQDSLELISRYLREVAGEAQPSSKKLFLGLLGGPGRPGSAGDAVMEKALETLRRVGDGVMRKHELAFQGMLRKLQIQQEEDLQCVVEVAAQMFSDGVTNWGRVVTLIAFGAFVAKHLKSIQQEQSISSLAGIITDALVSSKREWLESQRGWEGFVDFFRVEDLEGTIRNVLVAFAGMAGLGASLAYMIR, encoded by the exons ATGTTCGCCGTGAAACCGAAAGCCGTCATCGGCTTCAACCTCTACTGCGGCGGCTCCCCGGCGCTGGGGCCCGGCGGGCCGGGGGAGCGCCCGgagcccgcggccgccgccgccgccgccgcctcggaGCCGCCCCGCGACCGCTccggggccgccgccggccGCGCCGACTCCCCCCGCGCGCTGATTGGCCGAGGCGCGGCGCCCCGCTCGCTGATTGGCTGCGGCGCGACTCTATGGCGCCCCGAAGAGGAGCTGGACGGATGCGACCCCGAGCCcgagcgcggccccgccgcggaTTCGCtgcccgggacccccccggggcCTCCGGACGGGCTCCGGCAGGATTCGCTGGAACTCATCAGCCGCTATCTGCGGGAGGTGGCCGGAGAGGCGCAGCCCAGCTCTAAGAAGCTTTTTCTGGGTCTCCTGGGTGGTCCCGGCCGGCCGGGCTCGGCGGGGGATGCGGTGATGGAGAAGGCGCTGGAGACGCTGCGGAGGGTCGGCGACGGCGTCATGAGGAAACACGAGCTCGCCTTTCAAG GGAtgctgaggaagctgcagaTCCAGCAGGAGGAGGACCTGCAGTGCGTGGTGGAGGTGGCAGCCCAGATGTTCAGCGATGGTGTCACCAACTGGGGACGCGTGGTGACCCTCATCGCCTTCGGGGCCTTCGTGGCCAAGCACCTGAAGAGcatccagcaggagcagagcatcagcagcctggctgggatcaTCACAGACGCCCTGGTCTCCTCCAAGagggagtggctggagagccagaggggctgg gaGGGCTTTGTGGACTTTTTCCGCGTGGAGGACCTGGAGGGCACCATCCGGAACGTTCTGGTGGCCTTCGCGGGGATGGCCGGCCTGGGGGCCAGCCTGGCCTACATGATCCGgtga
- the GOLPH3L gene encoding Golgi phosphoprotein 3-like, with amino-acid sequence MTTLTHRGRRAEGRGSEKKGEGEEEAADRELNEDEPDDSKDIRLTLMEEVLLLGLKDKEGYTSFWNDCISSGLRGGILIELALRGRIRLEPLALRKKRLLERKVLLKSDAPTGDVLLDETLRHIKATETAETVQTWIELLTGETWNPFKLQYQLRNVRERLAKALVEKGILTTEKQNFLLFDMTTHPVCNASEKQRLLKRLQESVLERWVNEPQRMERRTLALLVLAHASDVLENVFASLADDKYDVAMNRTKDLLDMDPEVEAAKGKGMEMIWAVLAAFNKS; translated from the exons ATGACGACGCTGACGCACCGGGGCCGGCGGGCCGAGGGCCGGGGCTCCGAGAAGAAGggggagggtgaggaggaggcTGCGGACCGGGAGCTGAACGAGGACGAGCCCGATGACTCCAAAGACATCCGCCTGACCCTCATGGAggaggtgctgctcctggggctgaagGACAAGGAG GGCTACACCTCCTTCTGGAACGACTGCATCTCctcggggctgcggggcgggaTCCTGATCGAGCTGGCGCTGCGCGGCCGCATCCGCCTGGAGCCGCTGGCCCTGaggaagaagaggctgctggagaggaag gtgctgctgaagTCAGATGCTCCCActggggatgtgctgctggatgAGACCCTCAGGCACATCAAGGCCACGGAGACAGCAGAGACGGTGCAGACCTGGATAGAGCTGCTCACTG GAGAGACCTGGAACCCCTTCAAGCTGCAGTACCAGCTGCGCAACGTGCGGGAGCGCCTGGCCAAGGCTCTGGTGGAGAAGGGCATCCTGACCACGGAGAAGCAGAACTTCCTCCTCTTCGACATGACCACCCACCCCGTGTGCAACGCCTCCGAGAAGCAGCGCCTGCTCaagaggctccaggagagcgTCCTGGAGCGTTGGGTCAACGAGCCCCAGCGCATGGAGCGCAGGaccctggccctgctggtgctggcccACGCCTCGGACGTGCTGGAGAACGTTTTCGCCAGCCTGGCCGACGACAAGTACGACGTGGCCATGAACAGGACCAAGGACCTGCTGGATATGGACCCTGAGGTGGAGGCTGCCAAGGGCAAGGGCATGGAGATGATCTGGGCCGTGCTGGCGGCCTTCAATAAGTCCTAA
- the LOC136568208 gene encoding alpha-endosulfine isoform X2, with amino-acid sequence MAAWGDSQEKDKAISPERAEEAKLKAKYPNLGQKPGGSDFLMKRLQKGQKYFDSGDYNMAKAKMKNKQLPSAGPDKNLVTGDHIPTPQDLPQRKSSLVTSKLAG; translated from the exons ATGGCGGCGTGGGGG gACTCTCAGGAGAAGGACAAAGCCATTTCCCCCGAGAGGGCAGAGGAGGCCAAGCTCAAGGCCAAATATCCCAACCTGGGCCAGAAGCCTGGGGGCTCTGATTTCCTCATGAAGAGGCTGCAGAAAGGG CAAAAATACTTCGATTCTGGCGACTACAACATGGCCAAGGCCAAGATGAAGAACAAGCAGCTGCCAAGTGCAGGGCCTGACAAGAACCTGGTGACAGGAGACCACATCCCCACGCCCCAGGACCTGCCCCAGAGGAAATCCTCCCTGGTCACCAGCAAGCTGGCAGGGTAG
- the LOC136568208 gene encoding alpha-endosulfine isoform X1, translating into MAAPLGTGAFTEETGQEKQDSQEKDKAISPERAEEAKLKAKYPNLGQKPGGSDFLMKRLQKGQKYFDSGDYNMAKAKMKNKQLPSAGPDKNLVTGDHIPTPQDLPQRKSSLVTSKLAG; encoded by the exons ATGGCAGCCCCGCTCGGTACCGGCGCCTTCACGGAGGAGACCGGGCAGGAGAAACAG gACTCTCAGGAGAAGGACAAAGCCATTTCCCCCGAGAGGGCAGAGGAGGCCAAGCTCAAGGCCAAATATCCCAACCTGGGCCAGAAGCCTGGGGGCTCTGATTTCCTCATGAAGAGGCTGCAGAAAGGG CAAAAATACTTCGATTCTGGCGACTACAACATGGCCAAGGCCAAGATGAAGAACAAGCAGCTGCCAAGTGCAGGGCCTGACAAGAACCTGGTGACAGGAGACCACATCCCCACGCCCCAGGACCTGCCCCAGAGGAAATCCTCCCTGGTCACCAGCAAGCTGGCAGGGTAG